From one Nocardioides scoriae genomic stretch:
- a CDS encoding DEAD/DEAH box helicase: MTVLDVDSVIARLSGAPGREDGLTHLEVLPAREARHAEWPTWLAPSVRDAFVAAGVPRPWTHQREAADLAHAGGHVVVSTGTASGKSLAYLLPALHDVETSRGPKGQRGAGVLYLSPTKALAQDQLAGVRRLGLEHLRVGTHDGDSTPEQREWTRDHAEYVLTNPDMLHRSLLPGHTRWSRFFASLRYVVVDECHHYRGVFGAHVAQVLRRLRRVAALHGAHPTFVLASATVADPEVSAGRLTGLDVVAVTDDGSPRGRTAVALWEPPFVPGVGENGAPTRRSAASEVADLMTDLVVDRVRTLAFVRSRRGVETVAAACRRMLAEVDPSLVDQVAAYRGGYLPEERRALEQALREGRLTGLAATNALELGIDISGLDAVLLAGFPGTRAAWWQQVGRAGRSATDALGVLVARDDPLDTYLVHHPEALLGAPVEANVFDPDNPYVLGPHLCAAAAESPLRLVDLPMFGPAARAAVDALTAGGLLRRRPHGWFWTDRRRASDLADIRSTGGPPVRLVEDVTGRVLGTVDHSASHGTAHPGAVYVHQGETWLVRELDLDESVAVVVRDDPDYSTSAREVVDIEILAEREATAWGRARLSLGQVRVTHQVVSFLKRRIPSGDVIAEEPLDLPEQTLETAAVWWTLPPAVLEDSGLAATDLPGAAHAAEHASIGLLPLFATCDRWDIGGVSTALHADTGMLTVFVHDGHPGGAGFAERGYAAAAAWLQATRDAIASCGCAEGCPSCVQSPKCGNQNNPLDKAGAVVLLDLLLAGAPRD; this comes from the coding sequence GTGACCGTGCTCGACGTGGACTCCGTGATCGCCCGCCTCAGCGGCGCGCCGGGGCGCGAGGACGGCCTAACCCACCTCGAGGTGCTCCCGGCCCGCGAGGCCCGCCACGCGGAGTGGCCCACCTGGCTGGCGCCGTCGGTGCGCGACGCGTTCGTCGCGGCCGGGGTGCCGCGGCCCTGGACCCACCAGCGTGAGGCGGCCGACCTGGCCCACGCGGGCGGGCACGTCGTGGTGTCGACCGGCACCGCGTCGGGCAAGTCCCTGGCCTACCTGCTGCCCGCCCTCCACGACGTCGAGACCAGCCGCGGCCCCAAGGGGCAGCGCGGCGCTGGGGTGCTCTACCTCTCGCCGACCAAGGCACTGGCGCAGGACCAGCTGGCCGGCGTGCGCCGGCTGGGGCTCGAGCACCTGCGCGTCGGCACCCACGACGGCGACTCCACGCCCGAGCAGCGCGAGTGGACCCGCGACCACGCGGAGTACGTCCTCACCAACCCCGACATGCTCCACCGGTCGCTGCTGCCGGGCCACACCCGCTGGTCGCGCTTCTTCGCCTCGCTGCGCTACGTCGTGGTCGACGAGTGCCACCACTACCGCGGGGTGTTCGGCGCTCACGTGGCCCAGGTGCTGCGGCGGCTGCGCCGGGTCGCGGCCCTGCACGGCGCCCACCCCACCTTCGTCCTCGCCTCCGCCACCGTCGCCGACCCCGAGGTCTCCGCCGGCCGGCTCACCGGTCTCGACGTCGTCGCGGTCACCGACGACGGGTCGCCGCGCGGCCGCACGGCCGTCGCGCTGTGGGAGCCCCCCTTCGTGCCGGGGGTCGGGGAGAACGGCGCCCCCACCCGCCGCTCGGCGGCCAGCGAGGTCGCCGACCTGATGACCGACCTGGTCGTCGACCGGGTCCGCACGCTCGCCTTCGTCCGGTCGCGCCGGGGCGTGGAGACGGTCGCGGCGGCCTGCCGGCGCATGCTCGCCGAGGTCGACCCGTCGCTGGTCGACCAGGTCGCGGCCTACCGCGGCGGCTACCTGCCCGAGGAGCGGCGCGCACTGGAACAGGCGCTGCGCGAGGGCCGGTTGACCGGCCTGGCCGCCACCAACGCCCTCGAGCTCGGCATCGACATCAGCGGGCTCGACGCCGTGCTCCTGGCCGGCTTCCCCGGCACCCGCGCGGCGTGGTGGCAGCAGGTGGGCCGGGCGGGGCGGTCGGCGACCGACGCTCTCGGCGTGCTCGTGGCCCGCGACGACCCGCTTGACACCTACCTCGTGCACCACCCCGAGGCCCTGCTCGGGGCGCCGGTCGAGGCCAACGTCTTCGACCCCGACAACCCCTACGTCCTGGGCCCCCACCTGTGCGCGGCGGCCGCCGAGTCGCCGCTGCGCCTGGTCGACCTGCCCATGTTCGGTCCGGCCGCCCGCGCCGCCGTCGACGCGCTGACCGCCGGCGGCCTGCTGCGCCGCCGGCCGCACGGCTGGTTCTGGACCGACCGGCGCCGCGCCAGCGACCTCGCCGACATCCGCTCGACCGGGGGGCCACCGGTCCGGCTCGTCGAGGACGTCACCGGGCGCGTGCTCGGCACGGTCGACCACTCCGCGTCCCACGGCACCGCCCACCCCGGCGCGGTCTACGTCCACCAGGGCGAGACCTGGCTGGTGCGCGAGCTCGACCTCGACGAGTCGGTCGCGGTGGTCGTGCGCGACGACCCCGACTACTCCACCTCGGCGCGCGAGGTGGTCGACATCGAGATCCTCGCGGAGCGCGAGGCGACCGCCTGGGGCCGCGCCCGGCTCAGCCTGGGACAGGTGCGGGTCACCCACCAGGTGGTCTCCTTCCTCAAGCGCCGGATCCCCTCGGGCGACGTCATCGCCGAGGAGCCGCTCGACCTGCCCGAGCAGACGCTGGAGACGGCCGCCGTGTGGTGGACCCTGCCCCCGGCCGTGCTGGAGGACTCGGGCCTGGCCGCGACCGACCTGCCCGGCGCCGCGCACGCCGCGGAGCACGCCTCCATCGGCCTGCTCCCCCTCTTCGCCACCTGCGACCGCTGGGACATCGGCGGCGTCTCGACGGCGCTGCACGCCGACACGGGCATGCTCACGGTCTTCGTCCACGAC